A section of the Corvus hawaiiensis isolate bCorHaw1 chromosome 14, bCorHaw1.pri.cur, whole genome shotgun sequence genome encodes:
- the MOSPD1 gene encoding motile sperm domain-containing protein 1, translating to MQQQKRQPELVEGNLPVFVFPTELIFYADDQSTHKQVLTLYNPYEFALKFKVLCTTPNKYAVVDATGAVKPQCCVDIVIRHRDVRASYYGVIDKFRLQVSEQSQRKALGKKEIIATLLPSAKEQQQQKEEEEKRIKEHLTESVFFEQTLCQPENRTASSGPSLLTVFLGVVCVAALMLPTLGEMESLVPLYLHLSVNQKLVAAYVLGLITMVILRT from the exons ATGCAGCAACAAAAAAGACAGCCAGAGTTAGTGGAAGGAAATCttcctgtttttgtttttcctacaGAACTTATATTTTATGCAGATGACCAGTCAACACACAAGCAGGTGTTGACTCTATATAACCCCTATGAGTTTGCCTTAAAATTCAAAG TTCTTTGTACTACTCCAAATAAATATGCGGTGGTGGATGCTACTGGTGCAGTGAAGCCTCAGTGCTGTGTTGATAT tgtGATTCGTCACAGAGATGTTCGGGCTTCTTACTATGGTGTCATAGATAAATTCCGTCTCCAAGTGTCTGAGCAGAGCCAGAGGAAAGCATTAGGGAAAAAGGAGATTATTGCTActctgcttccatctgcaaaggaacagcaacagcaaaaggaagaggaggaaaaacgAATAAAAGAACACCTGACTGAAAGTGTCTTTTTTGAGCAGACTTTATGTCAACCAG aaaacagaactgcCTCGTCGGGACCGAGTTTACTCACAGTCTTCCTTGGAGTAGTGTGTGTCGCAGCACTAATGCTACCTACATTGGGGGAAATGGAATCCCTGGTGCCTCTCTACCTCCACTTAAGTGTGAATCAGAAGTTAGTAGCTGCTTATGTTTTAG